One genomic segment of Salminus brasiliensis chromosome 6, fSalBra1.hap2, whole genome shotgun sequence includes these proteins:
- the smim1 gene encoding small integral membrane protein 1, whose amino-acid sequence MESGEANVQYNRWNEDNINLNVEASRTSLNGIYNKLCTGQLGIAVRVAGSLAVMSAMYILGYITGYYVHKC is encoded by the exons ATGGAGTCTGGTGAAGCCAACGTACAGTACAACCGCTGGAACGAAGACAACATTAACCTCAATGTAGAGGCTTCTCGGACCAGTCTGAATGG GATCTATAACAAGCTGTGCACGGGGCAGCTGGGCATCGCTGTAAGAGTGGCAGGCTCCCTAGCTGTAATGTCGGCCATGTACATCCTCGGATACATCACTGGATACTATGTCCACAAATGCTGA
- the mad2l2 gene encoding mitotic spindle assembly checkpoint protein MAD2B, translated as MTTLTRQDLNFGQVVADILCEFLEVAIHLILYVREVYPSGIFQKRKKYNVPVQMSCHPELNQYIQDTLHCVKPLIEKNEAEKVVVVIMDKEHHPVERFVFEISQPPLLSISSETLLSHVEQLLRAVILKISVCDAVLDNNPPGCTFTVLVYTRESATRNMEKVQVIKDFPWIVADEQEVLMQEPKLIPLKTMTSDLVKMQLYVEERAHKGQPSTA; from the exons ATGACAACACTGACAAGACAGGACCTTAATTTTGGTCAAG tgGTGGCTGATATTCTGTGTGAGTTCCTGGAAGTAGCCATCCACCTGATCCTCTATGTTAGAGAAGTCTATCCATCTGGGATATTTCAGAAGAGGAAGAAATACAACGTGCCTGTGCAG ATGTCATGTCACCCTGAGCTGAACCAGTATATCCAGGACACCCTTCACTGTGTAAAACCACTTATTGAGAAG AATGAGGCagagaaagtggtggtggtgatcatggATAAAGAGCACCACCCAGTGGAGAGATTTGTATTTGAGATCTCACAGCCTCCCCTCCTTTCAATCAG CTCTGAGACTCTACTTTCTCATGTGGAGCAACTGCTGCGAGCTGTGATCCTGaagatcagtgtgtgtgatgctgtttTGGACAACAACCCTCCAG GGTGCACCTTCACTGTCTTAGTTTACACTAGAGAGTCTGCCACCAGAAATATGGAGAAAGTTCAGGTGATAAAG gacttTCCTTGGATTGTAGCAGATGAGCAGGAAGTCCTCATGCAGGAGCCCAAACTCATCCCTCTGAAAACTATGACCTCAGACCTTGTGAAG ATGCAGCTTTACGTGGAGGAACGTGCACACAAGGGACAGCCTAGCACAGCATAA